From the genome of Uranotaenia lowii strain MFRU-FL chromosome 1, ASM2978415v1, whole genome shotgun sequence, one region includes:
- the LOC129739581 gene encoding ubiquitin-like-conjugating enzyme ATG10, giving the protein MSTTGGTLTPEQFSTAATQFLSLSRRIGDCWELVESPVHGTNDYLRKSVKQKLLIGSRTIVAENTIDDEDELSQNDPSELKVAHDQSELVQFEYHVVYSVSYQVPMMYFNVYKSNGTQLRLEEAWTAFRELVSTEEHEQLKQTLTQMEHPVLFRPFLALHPCRTAQVLGNVNQSHNKIVSFLSSYGPFVDLKLDIRYADEEAG; this is encoded by the exons ATGTCAACAACGGGAGGAACCCTAACACCGGAGCAGTTTTCTACGGCGGCCACACAATTTTTGTCGCTATCCAGACGCATTGGAGATTGCTGGGAGTTAGTGGAATCACCCGTCCACGGAACCAACGATTATCTGCGAAAATCAGTGAAGCAAAAGCTCTTGATTGGATCTCGAACAATTGTTGCTGAAAATACCATCGATGATGAAGATGAACTCTCCCAGAATGATCCGTCCGAACTCAAAGTGGCCCACGACCAATCCGAGTTGGTTCAGTTCGAATATCACGTTGTATATAGCGTCAGCTATCAGGTTCCGATGATGTACTTTAACGTTTATAAGTCAA aTGGAACACAACTTCGACTGGAGGAAGCTTGGACGGCCTTCCGAGAGCTAGTTTCTACCGAAGAACACGAACAACTGAAGCAAACGCTAACCCAAATGGAACATCCGGTTCTGTTTCGACCGTTCTTGGCCCTTCATCCGTGCCGAACGGCACAGGTTCTGGGAAATGTGAACCAAAGTCATAACAAAATAGTCTCGTTCCTATCCTCCTATGGACCTTTCGTAGATCTGAAGCTGGATATACGATATGCAGATGAAGAAGCTGGTTaa